CGGCGCCGAGGTGGAACGCGGTCAGGTCGAGCGACTCCAGCGCATCAAGTCCGACCGCGACCCGCACCGGCTCGAGGCCGCGATGGAGCGTCTGCGGGCGGCGGCCGACGGCGAGGAGAACCTCGTGCCGCTCATCATGGACGCGGTCCGGGCCGACGCCACGGTGGGCGAGATCTCGCGGCTGCTGCAGGACGCCTGGGGCAGCTACTCGGAGACGCCCCGGCTCTGAGCCTGCTCCGGGGCGGCGAGCTCGCGCAACTCGTCGCTGCGGCCGGTGAGCACCACCAGTTCGTCGCCGTCCTGCAGCAGGGTGTCACCGGTCGGCACGACCACCTCGCCGTTGCGGCGGACACTGGTGAGCACGCTGCGTTCCGGCCAGGCGACCTCGCGAACGGCCCGGCCCGTCAACGCCGAGCCGGGTTGCAGTACCACCTCGACGAAGCCGACGCCGGCCAGGTCGCGCAGCCGCCCGGACGCCGCCCGCTGCTGGGCGCCCAGGCTGCGGGCGATGCCGCGCTGGTAGGCACGGACCACGTCCCCGCGGCGGAGCACGCCCACGACCTCGCGGGTCAGGGGGTCGACGACCGGCAGCCGGCCGACGTCGAGGCTGGCCATGCGGCGCACGGCCCGGAAGACCGGGTCCTGGGCCGTCACCGTCAGCACCTTGCGGGTGGCCAGATCCTGCGCCGTCGTGCCGGGCCGGGCGAGGTCGGAGCGCGACACGACCCCCACCAGCCGGCCGCGCTCGTCGACGACACTGACCCCGTGCGAGCCGCTGCTGGCGAAGTGGGCCCGCAACGCGTCGGCCGAGGTCGTGGCCGGCACGACGTGGCCCTCGGGCGCGGACATCACCTCGCCGACCGTGACGGTCTGCAGCACGTCGAGTTCGTCGATCTGGCCGTACACGACCCCGCGCTGGCGCAGCTGGTGCAGGTACAGCGAGTCCCAGCCGAGCAGTTCCGTGACGAACATGGCGATCCCGACGGCCAGCATGAGCGGCAGCACGAGGTCGTAGCTGCCGGTCAGCTCGAAGACGATCAGGATCGCCGTCAGGGGCGCACGGGCGGTCGCCGCGTAGACGGCCGCCATGCCGACCAGCGCGAACGCTCCGGACTGGACCAGGTCGGCGCCGAGGAACTGCGCGGCGACGATCCCGAACGCCGCCCCCAGCGCCGCGCCGGTGAACAGCGTGGGCGCGAACGTGCCCACCGCCGACCCGGACCCCACGGCGAACAGGGTCGCCAGCAGCTTGGCCCCCGCCAGGGCCAGCAGCAGCCCGGCGGCCGTCCACGACGTACCGAAGCCGCCGTCGAGCATCGCCTGGATCGGCTCGCGGAAGCCGTCGATGCCCGGCAGGTGCGAACCCTCACCGAGGACCTCGGGGAACACCAGAGCGACCAGCCCGACGCCCAGGCCGC
The sequence above is a segment of the Egicoccus sp. AB-alg2 genome. Coding sequences within it:
- a CDS encoding chloride channel protein, giving the protein MGEQLGELLAALRRRLHRPGAMEPVMLGLGAATGFGTGVVVWLLISGIELVQRVAWSPDVPAWQIVVVPTMGGLLVGLLVWKVVPESSGGGVVPTMESLAIRGGQLSRRIPLAGTAATSLALGTGASGGREGPIVLIGGAIGSAVGRGVRLDDDRMRSLVAAGAAAGIGATFNAPIGGMLFAIELLLGGIRRAGSLQVVVVASVVSAVTARQLVGESLPLFQASSGLGLGAPAELLLYAGLGLAAVVVAFGFRRGEDVARRRFARVRSRIGVPFTVALGGLGVGLVALVFPEVLGEGSHLPGIDGFREPIQAMLDGGFGTSWTAAGLLLALAGAKLLATLFAVGSGSAVGTFAPTLFTGAALGAAFGIVAAQFLGADLVQSGAFALVGMAAVYAATARAPLTAILIVFELTGSYDLVLPLMLAVGIAMFVTELLGWDSLYLHQLRQRGVVYGQIDELDVLQTVTVGEVMSAPEGHVVPATTSADALRAHFASSGSHGVSVVDERGRLVGVVSRSDLARPGTTAQDLATRKVLTVTAQDPVFRAVRRMASLDVGRLPVVDPLTREVVGVLRRGDVVRAYQRGIARSLGAQQRAASGRLRDLAGVGFVEVVLQPGSALTGRAVREVAWPERSVLTSVRRNGEVVVPTGDTLLQDGDELVVLTGRSDELRELAAPEQAQSRGVSE